The following coding sequences lie in one Thermoanaerobaculia bacterium genomic window:
- a CDS encoding pyridoxal phosphate-dependent aminotransferase: MQAMDLSARVRRIGESATLRVTRRAMQMKAQGIDVVDFGAGEPDFASPAVAVEAARQALADGFTKYTQNQGIPALRQALAKRYAARYGAPWTADQTLITVGGKGALFEVALALFEAGQEVVLHTPAWVSIPEQIRFAGAAVVEVPTSGDDGFAVDPEAMLAAITPRTRAVIVNSPCNPTGGRISPEALTAIIEGCAARGVLVISDETYERFVYDGAVPFSAAALAERFPETVVVVGSFSKTYAMTGWRLGYLMGPRELVDAAATIQSHATSNATSFAMVGALAALEHAEPEVEKMIVEYEARRDLLIPHLNALPGFHCLPPAGAFYAFPDVSACFRTDDGGEPEGSTRFAERLLEEAHVAVVAGAAFGGDNYIRISFACSRETLKKGFARIQEFLARG; the protein is encoded by the coding sequence ATGCAAGCCATGGACCTATCGGCCCGCGTGCGACGGATCGGCGAGTCGGCGACCCTCAGAGTCACCCGGCGTGCCATGCAGATGAAGGCACAGGGAATCGACGTCGTGGACTTCGGCGCTGGCGAGCCCGACTTCGCCTCGCCGGCGGTCGCGGTCGAAGCGGCACGCCAGGCGCTCGCCGACGGCTTCACCAAGTACACCCAGAACCAGGGGATTCCGGCCCTGCGGCAGGCACTCGCGAAGCGCTACGCGGCACGCTACGGCGCCCCCTGGACGGCCGACCAGACCCTCATCACGGTGGGCGGCAAGGGGGCGCTCTTCGAGGTCGCGCTGGCGCTCTTCGAAGCGGGGCAGGAGGTCGTCCTCCATACGCCGGCCTGGGTCAGCATCCCGGAGCAGATCCGCTTCGCCGGCGCCGCGGTCGTCGAGGTCCCGACCTCGGGCGACGACGGCTTCGCCGTCGATCCCGAGGCGATGCTCGCGGCGATCACCCCGCGCACCCGCGCCGTCATCGTCAACTCACCGTGCAATCCGACTGGTGGCCGGATCTCGCCCGAGGCGCTCACCGCGATCATCGAGGGCTGCGCCGCGCGCGGCGTGCTGGTGATCTCCGACGAGACCTACGAGCGCTTCGTCTACGACGGTGCGGTGCCGTTTTCGGCCGCCGCGCTCGCTGAGCGCTTTCCCGAGACCGTCGTGGTCGTCGGTTCGTTCTCGAAGACCTATGCCATGACCGGCTGGCGGCTCGGCTACCTGATGGGACCGCGGGAGCTCGTCGACGCGGCGGCGACGATCCAGAGCCACGCGACCTCGAACGCGACCTCGTTTGCCATGGTCGGTGCCCTCGCGGCGCTCGAGCACGCCGAGCCCGAGGTCGAGAAAATGATCGTCGAGTACGAGGCGCGCCGCGACCTGCTCATTCCGCACTTGAACGCCCTGCCCGGCTTCCACTGCCTCCCTCCGGCCGGCGCCTTCTACGCCTTCCCGGACGTCTCTGCCTGTTTCCGCACCGACGACGGCGGCGAGCCCGAGGGCTCGACCCGGTTCGCCGAGCGCCTGCTCGAAGAGGCCCACGTCGCGGTCGTGGCGGGGGCTGCCTTCGGCGGCGACAACTACATCCGGATCTCGTTCGCCTGTTCGCGCGAGACCCTCAAGAAGGGTTTCGCACGGATCCAGGAGTTCCTCGCCCGGGGCTAG
- a CDS encoding M2 family metallopeptidase has product MEKSMPTYRLSFFRAAALGLLLALVAVASPVTAGAEAPAKPTVAEAEQFMAEAEARLLKLYIARDRAQWVAATYITGDTETLAAQANELVIAAAMELAQKATRFAGVKLPAELERKMGLLKSSQVLPAPSDAAKREELTQLAAELEGMYGRGKYCPPAKPGECMDIGQLSTVLTTSRDPKELETAWAGWHSISRPMRGKYQRFVELANEGAKELGYANLGELWRSKYDMQPDAFAAELDRLWGQVKPLYDSLHCYVRARLTATYGKEVVPPGAPIPAHLLGNMWAQQWGGIYDLVKPANAVLPGFDLTTQLKAKGVDELGMVRYGEGFFSSLGFEKLPATFWERSMFTKPRDRDVVCHASAWDIDQKDDLRIKMCIEINEEDFSTIHHELGHNYYQRAYNGKSTLFLDSANDGFHEALGDTVALSVTPAYLKSLGLIDKEPPAEADIALLLQTALDKVAFLPFGLTIDKWRWEVFSGKIPPAQYNQAWWELKRKYQGVAPPAARSEADFDPGAKFHVPGNTPYMRYFLADVLQFQFHRALCETAGQKGPLHRCSIYDSKAAGEKLGAMMEMGSSRPWPEAMAALTGERAMDASAILDYFAPLQTWLTEQNKGQVCGW; this is encoded by the coding sequence ATGGAGAAATCGATGCCCACATACAGACTGTCCTTTTTCCGCGCGGCCGCTCTCGGCCTTCTGCTGGCCCTCGTCGCCGTCGCCTCTCCCGTCACCGCTGGCGCCGAGGCGCCGGCCAAACCGACCGTGGCCGAGGCCGAGCAGTTCATGGCCGAGGCGGAGGCCCGTCTGCTGAAGCTCTACATCGCGCGCGACCGCGCCCAGTGGGTCGCCGCGACCTACATCACCGGCGACACCGAGACGCTCGCCGCCCAGGCCAACGAGCTGGTGATCGCTGCGGCGATGGAGCTGGCGCAGAAGGCGACGCGCTTCGCCGGCGTCAAGCTGCCGGCCGAGCTCGAGCGCAAGATGGGACTGCTCAAGTCGAGCCAGGTGCTGCCGGCGCCTTCCGACGCCGCGAAGCGCGAGGAGCTCACCCAGCTCGCCGCCGAGCTCGAAGGGATGTACGGCCGCGGCAAGTACTGCCCGCCGGCGAAGCCCGGCGAGTGCATGGACATCGGCCAGCTCTCGACCGTCCTCACCACCAGCCGCGACCCGAAAGAGCTCGAGACGGCCTGGGCTGGCTGGCATTCGATATCCCGGCCGATGCGCGGCAAATATCAGCGCTTCGTCGAGCTCGCGAACGAGGGCGCCAAAGAGCTCGGCTACGCCAACCTCGGCGAGCTCTGGCGCTCGAAGTACGACATGCAGCCCGACGCCTTCGCGGCCGAACTCGACCGGCTCTGGGGTCAGGTCAAGCCGCTCTACGATTCGCTGCATTGCTACGTGCGCGCGCGCCTCACCGCGACCTACGGCAAAGAGGTCGTGCCGCCGGGAGCGCCGATTCCGGCGCATCTGCTCGGCAACATGTGGGCCCAGCAGTGGGGGGGGATCTACGACCTCGTGAAGCCGGCGAACGCCGTGCTGCCGGGTTTCGACCTCACCACGCAGCTCAAGGCGAAGGGCGTCGACGAGCTCGGGATGGTGCGCTATGGCGAGGGCTTCTTCAGCTCGCTCGGCTTCGAGAAGCTGCCGGCGACCTTCTGGGAGCGCTCGATGTTCACCAAGCCGCGCGACCGCGACGTCGTCTGCCACGCCTCCGCCTGGGACATCGACCAGAAGGACGACCTGCGCATCAAGATGTGCATCGAGATCAACGAAGAGGACTTCTCGACCATCCATCACGAGCTCGGGCACAACTACTACCAGCGGGCTTACAACGGGAAGTCGACCCTCTTCCTCGACAGCGCCAACGACGGCTTCCACGAGGCCCTGGGCGACACCGTGGCGCTGTCGGTGACGCCGGCCTACTTGAAGTCCCTGGGTCTCATCGACAAGGAACCGCCGGCAGAGGCCGACATCGCTCTCCTGCTGCAGACGGCACTCGACAAAGTGGCTTTCCTGCCGTTCGGACTGACCATCGACAAGTGGCGCTGGGAGGTCTTCTCGGGCAAGATCCCGCCGGCGCAGTACAACCAGGCCTGGTGGGAGCTCAAGCGCAAGTATCAGGGCGTCGCCCCTCCAGCGGCGCGCAGCGAGGCCGACTTCGATCCCGGCGCGAAGTTCCATGTCCCCGGCAACACGCCCTACATGCGCTACTTCCTCGCCGACGTCCTGCAGTTCCAGTTCCACCGCGCGCTCTGCGAGACCGCCGGGCAGAAGGGACCGCTCCATCGCTGCTCGATCTACGACAGCAAGGCGGCGGGCGAGAAGCTGGGCGCGATGATGGAGATGGGCTCCTCCAGGCCCTGGCCCGAAGCGATGGCGGCCCTCACCGGCGAGCGCGCCATGGACGCCTCGGCGATCCTCGACTACTTCGCTCCGCTCCAGACCTGGCTCACCGAGCAGAACAAGGGCCAGGTCTGCGGTTGGTGA
- a CDS encoding site-2 protease family protein, giving the protein MSESRATGGAFRVGTALGIPIRIHFTFLLILVWFGMASAASGEGFFSGVVFILLLFGCVVLHELGHAAMARRFGVETREIVLYPIGGVARLDRIPSGKAELLIALAGPLVNLVLAGMLVAWLVVQQVQVSFSPEDLLAGGAPVVWQLLTANLTLFFFNLVPAFPMDGGRILRAILSMYAGQERATRIAARVGQGFALLFALWAIVPPLKPVFLLIAFFVFVGAGQEAAYERSRSAVAGLTARNAMITRYETIAPQESLGRAAEMLLSSHQQDFPVVDAWGRVAGLLPRGALLAALATPGGRERAVLEVMDREPQTVSVDMPLEAVLRHLQSRPLQPILVIGQEAGATGLVGMITLDNLGELIQISQTMKQA; this is encoded by the coding sequence GTGAGCGAGAGTCGCGCCACCGGCGGGGCGTTCCGGGTCGGCACGGCGCTGGGCATTCCGATCCGGATCCATTTCACCTTCCTGTTGATCCTGGTCTGGTTCGGAATGGCCTCGGCCGCCTCCGGAGAGGGCTTCTTCTCCGGAGTGGTCTTCATTCTGCTGCTCTTCGGGTGCGTCGTGCTGCACGAGTTGGGACACGCCGCGATGGCGCGCCGTTTCGGTGTCGAGACCCGCGAGATCGTGCTCTATCCGATCGGCGGCGTGGCCCGGCTCGACCGGATTCCGTCGGGCAAGGCCGAACTGTTGATCGCCCTCGCCGGGCCGCTGGTGAATCTGGTCCTGGCGGGGATGCTCGTCGCCTGGCTGGTGGTGCAGCAGGTGCAGGTGTCGTTCTCCCCGGAGGACCTGCTGGCGGGTGGCGCGCCGGTCGTCTGGCAGCTCCTGACTGCGAACCTGACCCTCTTCTTCTTCAACCTGGTGCCGGCCTTCCCGATGGACGGCGGTCGGATCCTGCGGGCGATCCTGTCGATGTACGCCGGGCAGGAGAGAGCGACCCGCATCGCGGCCCGGGTGGGACAGGGCTTCGCTCTGCTGTTCGCGCTCTGGGCGATCGTGCCGCCGTTGAAGCCGGTCTTCCTGCTGATCGCCTTCTTCGTCTTCGTCGGCGCCGGGCAGGAGGCCGCCTACGAGCGCAGCCGGTCGGCGGTGGCGGGGCTCACCGCCCGCAACGCGATGATCACGCGCTACGAGACGATCGCGCCGCAGGAGTCTCTGGGTCGCGCAGCCGAGATGCTGCTTTCCTCCCACCAGCAGGACTTTCCGGTGGTCGATGCCTGGGGGAGAGTGGCGGGGCTCCTGCCGCGCGGCGCGTTGCTCGCGGCGCTCGCGACCCCCGGCGGCCGCGAACGCGCGGTGCTCGAAGTGATGGACCGCGAGCCCCAGACTGTTTCGGTCGACATGCCGCTCGAAGCGGTGCTGCGACATCTGCAGAGCCGCCCGCTGCAGCCGATCCTGGTCATCGGCCAGGAGGCCGGCGCCACGGGCCTCGTCGGCATGATCACCCTCGACAACCTCGGCGAGCTGATCCAGATCTCCCAGACCATGAAGCAGGCCTGA
- a CDS encoding transposase, translated as MPRTARIVVPGLPHHVTHRGNRRGEIFFSDADRDDYLRRLARAGQRHGLELWTYCLMTNHVHLVVCPHGHESLARTIREVHGNYARVLHRANGWEGHLWANRYYSSPLDLAHLWAAVRYVERNPVRAGLVETAERYPWSSAAAHCGLAPDGPLSPQRPFPGTISNWQSWLSGDCDESVDRSIRSCTATGRPTGSPEFVAELEQILGRDLSTRPQGRPRKRARSD; from the coding sequence ATGCCACGAACAGCGCGAATCGTCGTCCCCGGCCTACCTCACCATGTTACCCATCGCGGCAACCGCAGGGGAGAGATCTTCTTCTCAGATGCGGATCGCGATGACTATCTCCGTCGTCTGGCCCGCGCCGGCCAGCGGCACGGGCTGGAGCTCTGGACCTACTGCCTCATGACCAATCACGTGCATCTCGTGGTGTGCCCGCACGGGCACGAATCCCTGGCGCGCACAATTAGGGAGGTCCATGGGAACTACGCCCGTGTCCTTCACCGCGCGAACGGCTGGGAGGGTCACCTCTGGGCCAACCGCTACTACTCTTCGCCGCTCGACTTGGCTCACCTCTGGGCCGCCGTGCGCTATGTCGAGCGCAATCCGGTCCGCGCTGGCCTGGTCGAGACTGCGGAGCGCTATCCCTGGTCAAGCGCCGCTGCGCACTGCGGTCTGGCCCCCGATGGTCCGCTCTCTCCCCAGCGGCCTTTTCCGGGAACCATCTCCAACTGGCAGTCTTGGCTCTCCGGCGATTGTGACGAGTCCGTAGACCGCTCGATCCGCTCGTGCACCGCCACGGGTCGGCCTACAGGGAGTCCCGAGTTCGTCGCTGAACTCGAGCAGATTCTCGGCCGCGATCTCAGTACTCGACCGCAAGGACGGCCGCGGAAGAGAGCCAGAAGCGATTGA
- a CDS encoding sigma-70 family RNA polymerase sigma factor yields the protein MSGAVTLWLRRLGEGDEAALDQLVPLLYDELRGVARRLLRGERPGHTLSTTALVNETYLRLLEARRLAPGDRAAFLGVAAVTMRRLLVDAARRRLAEKRGGGAPVEPLDELSMSIAAPEADAELVALDAALETLRSASPRAHQVVELRFFAGLSLEETAAALALSTKTVQRDWLAARAWLRAEIGPQESPSLDA from the coding sequence ATGAGCGGCGCGGTCACGCTCTGGCTGCGCCGCCTCGGCGAGGGGGACGAAGCGGCGCTCGACCAGCTGGTGCCGCTGCTCTACGACGAGCTGCGCGGGGTGGCGCGCCGCCTGCTGCGCGGCGAGCGCCCGGGCCACACCCTCTCGACCACTGCGCTCGTCAACGAGACCTATCTGCGCCTGCTCGAAGCGCGCCGCCTCGCGCCCGGCGACCGGGCAGCCTTTCTCGGAGTCGCGGCAGTGACGATGCGGCGCCTGCTGGTCGACGCCGCGCGCCGGCGCCTCGCCGAGAAGCGCGGCGGCGGCGCGCCGGTCGAGCCCCTGGACGAGCTCTCCATGAGTATTGCCGCGCCCGAGGCCGACGCCGAACTGGTGGCGCTCGACGCCGCGCTGGAAACGCTCCGGTCCGCGAGCCCGCGAGCCCACCAGGTCGTCGAGCTCCGCTTCTTCGCCGGGCTGTCGCTCGAAGAGACCGCCGCAGCCCTCGCGCTCTCCACCAAAACCGTGCAACGCGACTGGCTCGCCGCCCGCGCCTGGCTCCGCGCCGAGATCGGCCCTCAGGAGAGCCCTTCCCTCGACGCCTGA
- a CDS encoding serine/threonine protein kinase yields the protein MNTEQWARLSELFGDLVEANDADQRARLADPVLARELGADLLRELERMLQAHHAGRPLALEERVAGDPAPVPRWIGPYRLGRLLGEGGMGEVWLAERDEPGFRRQVALKRIRRGLEGSELRRRFGIEREALARLSHRGIAQLFDGGIDEAGIPYLALEYVDGRPLTVAADERRLGLDQRLGLFEQVCEAVHYAHVHLVVHRDLKPSNILLTESGEVRLLDFGIAKLLDPEAAGLGGAGETRTAQLLATPEYASPEQLAGEPVTTATDVYALGLLLFELLTGSRPFHEHEGSLTGLERAVRTIEPRRPSETVAAEGDASAAAARHSSPGALARALRGDLDTIVSTALRKEPERRYASVERLAEDVALFRAGRPIRARPESAAYRLRKFAGRHRVAVGAGAAIGLLLAVFALFAVRQSALVARERDTARAERDKARELSTFLIDLFGADPYADDGALRDTTTLGEFLDRSEASVRRELVDRTELKAALLSRLARLHGNLGRLDRARALAEESLDLRRALPGDRRADVAESANTLATVLQDQGELAAAEALFREALALREALYPELHADVAESVNNLAIVLVERDDPAQAGETEKLERRGLALRRQLFGEDHLETLQSRNNFAVFLMKRGRPEDLAEAEVHLQEVLEGRRRRLGKDHPTVANSENNLANLLDDLGRESEAIPLFREAIRAWTASLGADHPRVATGLYGLSKALEDSGDLRGAEEALRASLAIDERRLPPGHPYLATDRLELGKLLLAAERPADAAVELRWALAAFRATGAAGAKEAAEAQTALDDCLDRLGKRASAPAKPAVAEAR from the coding sequence ATGAACACCGAGCAGTGGGCGCGCCTCTCCGAGCTCTTCGGCGACCTGGTCGAGGCCAACGACGCCGACCAGCGGGCGCGCCTTGCGGACCCGGTGCTCGCCCGCGAGCTCGGCGCAGATCTCCTGCGCGAGCTCGAACGCATGCTTCAGGCGCACCACGCGGGCCGGCCGCTGGCGCTCGAGGAGCGGGTCGCCGGCGACCCCGCACCCGTGCCGCGGTGGATCGGGCCCTACCGCCTCGGGCGTCTGCTCGGCGAGGGCGGCATGGGCGAGGTCTGGCTCGCCGAGCGCGACGAGCCCGGCTTTCGCCGCCAGGTCGCGCTGAAACGGATTCGTCGGGGGCTCGAGGGCAGCGAGCTCCGGCGCCGCTTCGGGATCGAGCGCGAAGCTCTCGCCCGCCTCTCCCACCGCGGCATCGCCCAGCTCTTCGACGGCGGCATCGACGAGGCCGGCATCCCCTACCTTGCCCTCGAATATGTCGACGGCCGACCGCTCACCGTCGCCGCCGACGAGAGGCGACTCGGTCTCGACCAGCGCCTGGGCCTGTTCGAGCAGGTCTGCGAGGCGGTGCACTACGCCCATGTCCACCTCGTCGTCCATCGCGATCTGAAGCCGTCCAACATCCTGCTGACCGAAAGCGGCGAGGTACGGCTGCTCGACTTCGGAATCGCCAAGCTCCTCGACCCCGAAGCGGCCGGCCTCGGCGGAGCCGGAGAGACCCGCACGGCACAGCTCCTCGCGACGCCCGAGTACGCCAGCCCCGAGCAGCTCGCCGGCGAGCCGGTCACGACAGCGACCGATGTCTACGCGCTCGGCCTGCTGCTCTTCGAGCTGCTGACCGGCAGTCGGCCATTCCACGAGCACGAAGGTTCGCTGACCGGGCTCGAGCGCGCCGTCCGGACCATCGAACCCCGCCGGCCGAGCGAGACGGTCGCGGCTGAAGGCGACGCGTCGGCCGCTGCCGCCCGGCATTCGAGCCCCGGCGCCCTCGCCCGCGCGTTGCGCGGCGACCTCGACACCATCGTCTCCACAGCACTGCGCAAGGAGCCCGAGCGCCGCTACGCCTCCGTGGAGCGCCTCGCCGAGGATGTCGCGCTCTTTCGCGCTGGACGGCCGATCCGTGCCCGGCCCGAGAGCGCCGCCTACCGGCTGCGCAAGTTCGCCGGCCGGCATCGCGTCGCCGTCGGCGCCGGAGCGGCGATCGGTCTCCTGCTCGCCGTCTTTGCCCTCTTCGCCGTGCGGCAATCGGCGCTGGTCGCGCGCGAACGCGACACGGCGCGCGCCGAGCGCGACAAGGCGCGCGAGCTCTCGACCTTCCTGATCGACCTCTTCGGCGCCGACCCCTACGCCGACGACGGGGCTCTGCGCGACACCACGACCCTGGGAGAATTTCTCGATCGGAGCGAAGCCTCCGTGCGCCGCGAGCTCGTCGACCGGACGGAGCTCAAGGCAGCGCTGCTCTCGCGGCTCGCCCGACTGCACGGCAACCTCGGCCGGCTCGACCGCGCACGCGCGCTGGCGGAGGAGTCCCTGGATCTCCGGCGGGCGCTGCCCGGCGACCGGCGCGCCGATGTCGCCGAGAGCGCCAACACTCTCGCCACGGTACTCCAGGATCAGGGAGAGCTCGCTGCAGCCGAAGCCCTCTTCCGCGAAGCGCTGGCGCTACGCGAAGCGCTTTATCCGGAGCTTCACGCCGACGTTGCCGAGAGCGTCAACAACCTCGCGATCGTGCTCGTCGAGCGCGACGATCCGGCCCAGGCCGGAGAGACCGAAAAGCTGGAGCGCCGCGGCCTGGCACTGCGACGTCAGCTCTTCGGCGAAGACCATCTCGAAACCCTCCAGAGTCGCAACAACTTCGCAGTGTTTCTGATGAAGCGCGGTCGACCCGAAGACCTCGCCGAGGCCGAGGTCCATCTCCAGGAGGTCCTCGAGGGGCGCCGGCGACGGCTGGGGAAAGACCACCCGACGGTCGCCAACTCCGAGAACAATCTCGCCAACCTGCTCGACGACCTCGGCCGCGAGAGCGAGGCGATCCCGCTCTTCCGGGAGGCGATCCGCGCCTGGACGGCCAGCCTCGGCGCCGATCATCCGCGCGTCGCCACCGGTCTCTATGGCCTCTCCAAGGCGCTCGAAGACAGCGGCGACCTGCGCGGCGCCGAGGAGGCCCTGCGCGCCTCCCTGGCGATCGACGAGCGCCGGCTGCCCCCCGGTCACCCTTACCTCGCGACCGACCGGCTCGAGCTCGGCAAGCTCCTGCTCGCCGCCGAACGCCCGGCCGACGCCGCAGTCGAGCTGCGCTGGGCGCTCGCCGCGTTCCGCGCCACCGGAGCCGCAGGGGCGAAGGAGGCTGCCGAGGCGCAGACGGCACTCGACGACTGTCTCGACCGGCTCGGCAAGCGGGCGTCAGCGCCAGCGAAGCCCGCAGTCGCGGAGGCGCGATGA
- a CDS encoding SOS response-associated peptidase, which yields MCGRYVLTTPGEVLAQVFETTPPPEELLEAIVPRYNISPTQAVPIVRQPAGGARELALVQWGLVPHWAKDPKIGNQLINARAETAAEKPSFRDAMKRRRCLIPADGFYEWQKLGKGKQPWLLRMKGAQTFAFAGLWSQWKNPEGGATLETCAILTTTPNELTATVHDRMPVILPATTWRRWLDDAPPGTPFTELLISYPAAQMEALPVSRRVNSPANEGPDLIEPVQM from the coding sequence ATGTGCGGCCGCTACGTCCTGACCACCCCCGGCGAGGTGCTGGCGCAGGTCTTCGAGACCACCCCACCGCCGGAGGAACTCCTCGAAGCCATCGTGCCGCGCTACAACATCTCGCCGACGCAGGCGGTGCCGATCGTCCGCCAGCCGGCCGGCGGGGCGCGGGAGCTCGCGCTCGTGCAGTGGGGTCTTGTCCCTCATTGGGCCAAAGACCCCAAGATCGGCAACCAGCTCATCAATGCCCGCGCCGAAACCGCCGCCGAAAAGCCCTCCTTCCGCGACGCCATGAAGCGCCGCCGATGTCTCATCCCGGCCGACGGTTTCTACGAATGGCAGAAGCTCGGCAAAGGGAAACAGCCCTGGTTGCTGCGCATGAAAGGTGCGCAGACGTTTGCCTTCGCCGGACTCTGGTCGCAGTGGAAGAATCCGGAGGGCGGCGCGACCCTGGAAACCTGCGCCATTCTCACCACGACCCCGAACGAGCTCACCGCCACCGTCCACGACCGTATGCCGGTGATTCTCCCGGCGACCACCTGGAGGCGCTGGCTCGACGACGCCCCGCCGGGCACTCCCTTTACCGAGCTCTTGATTTCCTACCCGGCGGCACAGATGGAGGCTCTCCCGGTCAGCAGGCGCGTCAACAGCCCGGCCAACGAAGGACCGGACCTCATCGAACCCGTCCAGATGTAA
- a CDS encoding PD40 domain-containing protein — MRKSIFALLFLCGSIVEAQRLHPILFVTQTPIPYDFTAIGSVFGNHRADLQSTGRGGDLYVLYPNGTLKNLTQLGGYGVASGFQGATSIAVREPAVHWNGTKAVFSMVIGAPIQQYAWGTYYWQLYEVTGLGTGDPVTITKVPNQPLLANNVSPVYAPDGRILFTSDRPRDGRAHLYPQLDEYEEAPVVTGLWSLDAATGDLKLLDHAPSGDFKPTVDSFGRVVFTRWDHLQRDQQADSDYYDVVAGNPPTYGTFNWSSERSDAVALATRDEQFPEPRAGRVDLLQPHEEGHSFNHFFPWMVNPDGTGLETLNHIGRHELHTYFNRSFNNDGNLDEFICGDNACDRFNDREIFNMLEIRESAMVPGLYYAIDAPEFYTHAAGMLFSLNGAPTDHASEMGVTWISHPDTAGFTASPGPCHSGFYRNPLPLTTTTGPGTLIAVHAGERSAGVPETRQAANDGSTAAPVARYKFRLRNLVAATAPCAGYQKYGATLTPGITKTLWYWDPDTMVTYTNVTLWELDPVEVRPRTPPIPAVPPLETPEASVFSDEQVDVADFREFLESRDLALIVSRDVTTRDRADRQQPFNLRVPGGTAQTTGAGGAIYDVTHMQLFQADLIRGTGGTASPRPGRRVLAQRMHDPRALNPPLPQGAPAASVELGDDGSMAALVPAERALTWHLTNGTGSPVVRERYWLTFQPGEIRVCTSCHGLNTLDQSDPGSAAPQNPPEALRTLLQWWKGLIFAAHFEDGNTSEWSSAAP, encoded by the coding sequence ATGCGCAAGTCGATCTTCGCCCTGCTCTTCCTCTGCGGCAGCATCGTGGAGGCGCAGCGCCTCCATCCGATCCTCTTCGTCACCCAGACGCCGATTCCGTACGACTTCACGGCCATCGGCTCGGTCTTCGGCAACCATCGCGCCGACCTGCAGAGTACCGGGCGCGGCGGCGACCTCTATGTGCTCTACCCGAACGGCACGCTGAAGAACCTCACCCAGCTCGGCGGCTACGGCGTGGCGAGCGGATTCCAGGGGGCGACCTCGATCGCGGTGCGCGAACCGGCGGTGCACTGGAACGGCACCAAGGCGGTCTTTTCGATGGTCATCGGCGCGCCGATCCAGCAGTACGCCTGGGGGACCTATTACTGGCAGCTCTACGAGGTGACCGGGCTCGGGACCGGAGATCCGGTGACGATCACCAAAGTGCCGAACCAGCCGCTTCTCGCCAACAACGTCAGCCCGGTCTACGCGCCGGACGGGCGGATCCTGTTCACCTCGGACCGGCCGCGCGACGGCCGCGCCCACCTCTACCCGCAGCTCGACGAGTACGAGGAGGCGCCGGTCGTCACGGGACTCTGGAGCCTCGACGCGGCGACCGGCGACCTGAAGCTCCTCGATCACGCGCCTTCCGGGGACTTCAAGCCGACGGTCGACAGCTTCGGCCGCGTCGTCTTCACTCGCTGGGACCACCTGCAGCGCGACCAGCAGGCCGACAGCGACTACTACGATGTCGTCGCCGGCAATCCGCCGACCTACGGCACGTTCAACTGGTCGAGCGAACGTTCCGACGCGGTCGCGCTCGCCACCCGGGACGAGCAGTTCCCGGAGCCCCGCGCCGGCCGCGTCGACCTGCTGCAGCCGCATGAGGAAGGGCACAGCTTCAACCACTTCTTCCCCTGGATGGTGAATCCGGACGGGACCGGCCTCGAGACGCTGAACCACATCGGCCGCCACGAGCTGCATACCTACTTCAACCGGTCCTTCAACAACGACGGCAATCTCGACGAGTTCATCTGCGGCGACAACGCCTGCGATCGCTTCAACGACCGCGAGATCTTCAACATGCTAGAGATCCGCGAGAGCGCGATGGTTCCCGGGCTCTACTACGCGATCGATGCGCCCGAGTTCTACACCCACGCCGCCGGCATGCTCTTCTCCCTGAACGGCGCACCGACCGACCATGCGAGCGAGATGGGAGTGACCTGGATCTCCCACCCCGACACCGCGGGCTTCACCGCGAGCCCCGGACCCTGCCATTCGGGGTTCTACCGCAACCCGCTGCCGCTCACGACGACGACGGGCCCGGGGACGCTGATCGCCGTGCACGCCGGGGAACGAAGCGCCGGCGTGCCCGAGACCCGGCAGGCCGCGAACGACGGTTCGACTGCCGCTCCGGTGGCGCGCTACAAGTTCCGGCTGCGCAATCTGGTGGCGGCGACGGCGCCCTGCGCCGGCTACCAGAAGTACGGAGCAACCCTCACGCCGGGGATCACCAAGACGCTCTGGTACTGGGACCCCGATACGATGGTCACCTACACCAACGTCACCCTGTGGGAGCTCGACCCGGTCGAGGTGCGGCCGCGCACGCCGCCCATCCCGGCAGTGCCGCCGCTCGAGACGCCGGAAGCGTCGGTGTTCAGCGACGAGCAGGTCGATGTCGCCGACTTCCGCGAGTTCCTCGAGAGTCGCGACCTCGCCCTGATCGTGAGCCGCGACGTCACGACTCGCGACCGCGCCGATCGCCAGCAGCCGTTCAACCTCCGCGTGCCCGGTGGCACCGCCCAGACGACCGGCGCCGGTGGAGCGATCTATGACGTGACGCACATGCAGCTGTTCCAGGCCGACCTGATCCGGGGCACGGGTGGCACGGCGAGTCCGCGTCCCGGGCGCCGGGTCCTGGCGCAGCGCATGCACGACCCGCGGGCGTTGAATCCCCCCCTGCCGCAGGGAGCGCCGGCCGCGAGCGTCGAGCTCGGCGACGATGGCTCCATGGCGGCGCTCGTGCCGGCCGAGCGCGCCCTCACCTGGCATCTGACCAACGGCACGGGATCGCCCGTGGTGCGCGAGCGCTACTGGCTGACCTTCCAGCCGGGTGAAATCCGTGTCTGCACCTCCTGCCACGGCCTCAACACGCTCGATCAGAGCGACCCGGGGAGCGCCGCGCCGCAGAACCCGCCGGAGGCACTGCGGACCCTGCTGCAGTGGTGGAAGGGCCTGATCTTTGCCGCCCACTTCGAGGACGGCAACACCTCGGAGTGGTCGAGCGCCGCGCCGTAA